A genomic segment from Candidatus Parvarchaeota archaeon encodes:
- a CDS encoding HAD family hydrolase, whose translation MNGKQSRTKTNGKQSSAKNITNQPKAGHKPALAKRTTAVSRIRFVLVDIDDTLFPSTEFSTLARKNAVRAMIESGLEAGASQAYAALTKIVRIRGSNYGRHFDDLCATFKCSNKSKVIAAGIAAYHNTKSSILPYPQVPMTLLALRESGYQIYAASNGDAIKQWDKLIRLGIHNFFHGAFFSGDLGGEKSRRFFRRVLSGLKAGPGQVVMVGDKPEADIEPASKLGITTIRIMQGKHRSKKSNAIHTVGSFDNILEILKVY comes from the coding sequence ATGAATGGCAAGCAAAGCCGCACAAAAACGAATGGCAAGCAAAGCAGCGCAAAAAACATAACAAATCAGCCTAAGGCCGGTCACAAGCCAGCTTTGGCAAAGCGCACCACTGCAGTTTCACGCATCCGGTTCGTGCTTGTGGACATTGACGACACGCTTTTTCCAAGCACCGAATTTTCAACCCTTGCAAGAAAAAATGCTGTCAGGGCCATGATTGAATCTGGCCTTGAGGCAGGCGCAAGCCAGGCATATGCGGCTCTCACAAAAATAGTGCGGATTAGGGGCTCAAACTATGGCAGGCATTTTGACGACTTGTGCGCTACTTTCAAATGCAGCAACAAAAGCAAGGTCATAGCGGCGGGCATTGCCGCGTACCATAACACGAAATCAAGCATACTTCCCTACCCGCAGGTTCCAATGACGCTGCTTGCGCTTCGCGAATCAGGCTATCAAATTTATGCGGCATCCAACGGCGATGCAATCAAGCAGTGGGACAAGCTTATTAGGCTTGGCATCCATAATTTTTTCCACGGGGCCTTTTTTTCAGGCGACTTGGGGGGCGAAAAATCAAGGCGGTTTTTCAGGCGGGTTCTCTCAGGGCTCAAGGCCGGGCCGGGCCAGGTTGTAATGGTCGGCGACAAGCCTGAAGCCGACATCGAACCGGCTTCAAAACTTGGCATTACTACAATAAGGATTATGCAGGGCAAGCACAGGTCAAAAAAATCCAATGCAATCCATACTGTAGGTTCGTTTGACAATATTCTGGAAATATTAAAGGTGTACTGA